From Anopheles coluzzii chromosome 3, AcolN3, whole genome shotgun sequence, the proteins below share one genomic window:
- the LOC120957097 gene encoding protein EFR3 homolog cmp44E isoform X2: protein MLGCCGCCSALRPRYKRLVDNIFPANPEDGLVKSNMEKLTFYSLRSPEKLDRIGEYLYQRASKDIYRKRYKFVEIAMEAMDLLLMACHAQILNLFVESFLRMVQKLLEDTNPTLQIMATNSFVRFANIEEDTPSYHRRYDFFISKFSSMCYGNNDDMELRDSIRMAGIKGLQGVIRKTVSDDLVANIWEKQHMEKIVPSLLFNMQSGPSKSTDTEATPSTPPLLAEAVLRELVSRASFGHIKSVLKPLLTHLDHHKLWVPNKFAIDTFRIVMISIQPQYSYTVVETLMSHLDQNLTSSPKTRTSLAVVLSKIIAIAAGESVGPSALDIINNLLMHLKTSVSTQHDESTPEETQYQEALINALGEFANHHPDYQKIEIMLFIMNTVPDPSHKSKGDHLLQNILLKSLLKVGTQYRTVSFEKAFPVSFLQPLLKMARAASIPIRIIVMQIFQQLLDRHQNQHLLNVINVSHYPTLTIETPSRSDILFTHKYGSNILQAIIESMSQENHLEVLKSSYNTIALVIVEMACGETMQEFLLFILGVQQVAVTEVELSPKHRCNLHSIAISLLILLGRCTGVGPLVEYVEKLIQARKEEASYLLPPLMDNDKSAPSTLNTNLPHLLVDKLAVAECLQQAGLECNRVQTGTPYALNQTDISAHRHSWVDTHSAVRNSVVDASYNDIESVSSSPGVQKRSLASEYNFESMKRVLAEPTEASKREAREKQMQIGRTFRETAFEDLVRRTEPKHDVIQNKLNEIFNALSAERQISASCGVQAGSLLLAANGGLNGPSMIEPGKHHLAAGGQRPIYENNFPELFFY, encoded by the exons ATGCTAG GTTGCTGCGGTTGCTGTTCGGCGTTGCGGCCCCGCTACAAGCGGCTGGTGGATAACATCTTTCCGGCCAATCCGGAGGACGGATTGGTGAAATCGAACATGGAAAAGCTCACCTTCTACTCGCTGCGCTCGCCGGAGAAGTTGGACCGGATTGGGGAGTATCTGTACCAGCGCGCCTCGAAGGACATCTACCGCAAGCGGTACAAGTTCGTCGAGATCGCGATGGAAGCGATGGATCTGCTGCTGATGGCCTGCCATGCCCAGATACTGAACCTGTTCGTCGAATCGTTCCTGCGCATGGTGCAGAAGCTGCTGGAGGACACGAATCCGACGCTCCAGATCATGGCCACCAATTCGTTCGTGCGGTTCGCGAACATCGAAGAAGACACACCGTCCTACCATCGGCGGTATGACTTTTTCATCTCCAAGTTTTCCTCCATGTGCTACGGCAACAACGACGACATGGAGCTGCGCGACAGCATCCGGATGGCCGGCATCAAGGGGCTGCAGGGCGTCATCCGCAAGACGGTGTCGGACGATTTGGTGGCAAACATTTGGGAGAAGCAGCACATGGAAAAGATTGTTCCCTCGCTGCTGTTTAACATGCAATCGGGGCCGTCGAAATCGACAGACACGGAAGCGACCCCGTCGACGCCACCGTTGCTAGCGGAAGCGGTTCTGCGGGAGCTGGTCAGCAGGGCATCGTTTGGGCATATCAAATCGGTGCTGAAACCGCTGCTCACGCATCTGGACCATCATAAGCTGTGGGTGCCGAACAAGTTCGCGATCGACACGTTCCGCATTGTAATGATCTCGATCCAACCGCAGTACTCGTACACGGTGGTGGAAACGCTCATGTCGCACCTGGACCAAAATCTAACTTCCTCGCCCAAAACGCGAACCTCGCTTGCGGTCGTGCTTTCCAAGATTATTGCCATCGCCGCGGGTGAAAGTGTCGGCCCATCGGCACTGGATATTATTAACAATCTGCTGATGCACCTGAAGACGAGCGTTAGCACGCAGCACGACGAATCAACGCCGGAAGAGACGCAGTACCAGGAGGCACTGATCAACGCACTGGGCGAGTTCGCCAACCATCATCCCGACTATCAGAAGATTGAAATAATGCTCTTCATCATGAACACGGTGCCGGATCCGTCGCACAAGAGCAAGGGTGACCATCTGCTGCAGAACATTCTGCTGAAGAGTTTGCTGAAGGTGGGCACCCAATACCGAACCGTTTCGTTCGAGAAAGCATTCCCCGTGTCGTTCCTGCAGCCGCTGCTCAAGATGGCACGGGCCGCCTCCATCCCGATCCGCATCATCGTGATGCAGATCTTCCAgcagctgctcgatcggcACCAGAACCAGCATCTGCTGAACGTGATCAACGTGAGCCACTATCCGACGCTGACGATCGAAACGCCGTCCCGGTCGGACATACTGTTCACGCACAAGTACGGCTCGAACATACTGCAGGCCATCATCGAGAGCATGTCGCAGGAGAACCACCTGGAGGTGCTGAAATCGTCCTACAACACGATCGCACTGGTGATCGTCGAGATGGCGTGCGGTGAAACGATGCAAGAGTTTCTGCTGTTCATATTGGG cgtacAGCAAGTGGCCGTAACCGAGGTGGAACTATCGCCAAAGCATCGCTGCAATCTGCACAGCATTGCCATTTCGCTGCTGATCCTGCTCGGACGCTGTACCGGTGTCGGGCCGCTGGTCGAGTACGTCGAGAAGCTGATACAGGCACGCAAGGAGGAGGCTTCCTATCTGCTGCCCCCGCTGATGGACAACGACAAGAGTGCACCGAGCACGCTGAACACCAACCTGCCCCATCTGCTCGTGGACAAGCTGGCGGTGGCGGAATGTTTGCAGCAGGCCGGGCTGGAGTGCAACCGCGTCCAGACAGGGACACCGTACGCCCTCAACCAGACGGACATATCGGCGCACCGTCACTCGTGGGTTGACACGCACA GTGCCGTTCGGAACAGTGTGGTCGATGCGAGCTACAACGACATCGAAAGCGTCAGCAGCTCCCCAGGCGTCCAGAAGCGCTCGCTCGCCTCCGAGTACAACTTCGAGTCGATGAAGCGCGTGCTGGCCGAACCGACGGAAGCTTCGAAGCGTGAGGCGCGCGAAAAGCAGATGCAAATTGGGCGCACGTTCCGGgagacggcgttcgaggattTGGTACGGCGGACCGAACCGAAGCACGACGTCATCCAGAACAAGCTGAACGAAATCTTTAACGCCCTGTCGGCGGAACGACAGATTTCGGCTTCCTGCGGTGTACAGGCCGGTTCGCTGCTGCTTGCCGCCAACGGGGGACTCAACGGGCCGTCGATGATTGAGCCGGGCAAGCATCACCTGGCGGCCGGTGGTCAGCGACCAATCTACGAGAATAACTTTCCGGAATTGTTCTTCTATTAG
- the LOC120957038 gene encoding peptidyl-prolyl cis-trans isomerase Fkbp12, whose translation MGVQIVPIANGDQTTFPKPGQTAVVHYTGTLDDGTVFDSSRTRGKPFKFSVGKGEVIRGWDEGVAQMSVGQRAKLVCSPDYAYGSRGHPGVIPPNARLTFDVELLRVE comes from the exons ATGGGTGTACAGATTGTCCCAATTGCCAACGGTGACC AGACCACCTTCCCCAAGCCGGGTCAAACGGCGGTCGTCCACTACACCGGCACGCTCGACGATGGCACGGTGTTCGATTCGTCGCGCACCCGCGGCAAGCCGTTCAAGTTCTCGGTCGGCAAGGGCGAGGTGATCCGCGGCTGGGACGAAGGCGTCGCCCAGATGTCGGTCGGCCAGCGTGCCAAGCTGGTGTGCTCGCCGGACTACGCCTACGGTAGCCGTGGCCACCCGGGTGTCATCCCACCGAACGCTCGGTTGACCTTCGACGTGGAGCTGCTGCGAGTAGAATAA
- the LOC120957097 gene encoding protein EFR3 homolog cmp44E isoform X1 — MSMIKCCFEPLEMPEFLDSFVKKCTEGCCCGCCSALRPRYKRLVDNIFPANPEDGLVKSNMEKLTFYSLRSPEKLDRIGEYLYQRASKDIYRKRYKFVEIAMEAMDLLLMACHAQILNLFVESFLRMVQKLLEDTNPTLQIMATNSFVRFANIEEDTPSYHRRYDFFISKFSSMCYGNNDDMELRDSIRMAGIKGLQGVIRKTVSDDLVANIWEKQHMEKIVPSLLFNMQSGPSKSTDTEATPSTPPLLAEAVLRELVSRASFGHIKSVLKPLLTHLDHHKLWVPNKFAIDTFRIVMISIQPQYSYTVVETLMSHLDQNLTSSPKTRTSLAVVLSKIIAIAAGESVGPSALDIINNLLMHLKTSVSTQHDESTPEETQYQEALINALGEFANHHPDYQKIEIMLFIMNTVPDPSHKSKGDHLLQNILLKSLLKVGTQYRTVSFEKAFPVSFLQPLLKMARAASIPIRIIVMQIFQQLLDRHQNQHLLNVINVSHYPTLTIETPSRSDILFTHKYGSNILQAIIESMSQENHLEVLKSSYNTIALVIVEMACGETMQEFLLFILGVQQVAVTEVELSPKHRCNLHSIAISLLILLGRCTGVGPLVEYVEKLIQARKEEASYLLPPLMDNDKSAPSTLNTNLPHLLVDKLAVAECLQQAGLECNRVQTGTPYALNQTDISAHRHSWVDTHSAVRNSVVDASYNDIESVSSSPGVQKRSLASEYNFESMKRVLAEPTEASKREAREKQMQIGRTFRETAFEDLVRRTEPKHDVIQNKLNEIFNALSAERQISASCGVQAGSLLLAANGGLNGPSMIEPGKHHLAAGGQRPIYENNFPELFFY; from the exons ATGTCGATGATCAAATGCTGCTTCGAGCCGCTGGAGATGCCCGAGTTCCTGGACTCGTTCGTGAAAAAGTGCACCGAAGGAT GTTGCTGCGGTTGCTGTTCGGCGTTGCGGCCCCGCTACAAGCGGCTGGTGGATAACATCTTTCCGGCCAATCCGGAGGACGGATTGGTGAAATCGAACATGGAAAAGCTCACCTTCTACTCGCTGCGCTCGCCGGAGAAGTTGGACCGGATTGGGGAGTATCTGTACCAGCGCGCCTCGAAGGACATCTACCGCAAGCGGTACAAGTTCGTCGAGATCGCGATGGAAGCGATGGATCTGCTGCTGATGGCCTGCCATGCCCAGATACTGAACCTGTTCGTCGAATCGTTCCTGCGCATGGTGCAGAAGCTGCTGGAGGACACGAATCCGACGCTCCAGATCATGGCCACCAATTCGTTCGTGCGGTTCGCGAACATCGAAGAAGACACACCGTCCTACCATCGGCGGTATGACTTTTTCATCTCCAAGTTTTCCTCCATGTGCTACGGCAACAACGACGACATGGAGCTGCGCGACAGCATCCGGATGGCCGGCATCAAGGGGCTGCAGGGCGTCATCCGCAAGACGGTGTCGGACGATTTGGTGGCAAACATTTGGGAGAAGCAGCACATGGAAAAGATTGTTCCCTCGCTGCTGTTTAACATGCAATCGGGGCCGTCGAAATCGACAGACACGGAAGCGACCCCGTCGACGCCACCGTTGCTAGCGGAAGCGGTTCTGCGGGAGCTGGTCAGCAGGGCATCGTTTGGGCATATCAAATCGGTGCTGAAACCGCTGCTCACGCATCTGGACCATCATAAGCTGTGGGTGCCGAACAAGTTCGCGATCGACACGTTCCGCATTGTAATGATCTCGATCCAACCGCAGTACTCGTACACGGTGGTGGAAACGCTCATGTCGCACCTGGACCAAAATCTAACTTCCTCGCCCAAAACGCGAACCTCGCTTGCGGTCGTGCTTTCCAAGATTATTGCCATCGCCGCGGGTGAAAGTGTCGGCCCATCGGCACTGGATATTATTAACAATCTGCTGATGCACCTGAAGACGAGCGTTAGCACGCAGCACGACGAATCAACGCCGGAAGAGACGCAGTACCAGGAGGCACTGATCAACGCACTGGGCGAGTTCGCCAACCATCATCCCGACTATCAGAAGATTGAAATAATGCTCTTCATCATGAACACGGTGCCGGATCCGTCGCACAAGAGCAAGGGTGACCATCTGCTGCAGAACATTCTGCTGAAGAGTTTGCTGAAGGTGGGCACCCAATACCGAACCGTTTCGTTCGAGAAAGCATTCCCCGTGTCGTTCCTGCAGCCGCTGCTCAAGATGGCACGGGCCGCCTCCATCCCGATCCGCATCATCGTGATGCAGATCTTCCAgcagctgctcgatcggcACCAGAACCAGCATCTGCTGAACGTGATCAACGTGAGCCACTATCCGACGCTGACGATCGAAACGCCGTCCCGGTCGGACATACTGTTCACGCACAAGTACGGCTCGAACATACTGCAGGCCATCATCGAGAGCATGTCGCAGGAGAACCACCTGGAGGTGCTGAAATCGTCCTACAACACGATCGCACTGGTGATCGTCGAGATGGCGTGCGGTGAAACGATGCAAGAGTTTCTGCTGTTCATATTGGG cgtacAGCAAGTGGCCGTAACCGAGGTGGAACTATCGCCAAAGCATCGCTGCAATCTGCACAGCATTGCCATTTCGCTGCTGATCCTGCTCGGACGCTGTACCGGTGTCGGGCCGCTGGTCGAGTACGTCGAGAAGCTGATACAGGCACGCAAGGAGGAGGCTTCCTATCTGCTGCCCCCGCTGATGGACAACGACAAGAGTGCACCGAGCACGCTGAACACCAACCTGCCCCATCTGCTCGTGGACAAGCTGGCGGTGGCGGAATGTTTGCAGCAGGCCGGGCTGGAGTGCAACCGCGTCCAGACAGGGACACCGTACGCCCTCAACCAGACGGACATATCGGCGCACCGTCACTCGTGGGTTGACACGCACA GTGCCGTTCGGAACAGTGTGGTCGATGCGAGCTACAACGACATCGAAAGCGTCAGCAGCTCCCCAGGCGTCCAGAAGCGCTCGCTCGCCTCCGAGTACAACTTCGAGTCGATGAAGCGCGTGCTGGCCGAACCGACGGAAGCTTCGAAGCGTGAGGCGCGCGAAAAGCAGATGCAAATTGGGCGCACGTTCCGGgagacggcgttcgaggattTGGTACGGCGGACCGAACCGAAGCACGACGTCATCCAGAACAAGCTGAACGAAATCTTTAACGCCCTGTCGGCGGAACGACAGATTTCGGCTTCCTGCGGTGTACAGGCCGGTTCGCTGCTGCTTGCCGCCAACGGGGGACTCAACGGGCCGTCGATGATTGAGCCGGGCAAGCATCACCTGGCGGCCGGTGGTCAGCGACCAATCTACGAGAATAACTTTCCGGAATTGTTCTTCTATTAG